A window of Mytilus trossulus isolate FHL-02 unplaced genomic scaffold, PNRI_Mtr1.1.1.hap1 h1tg000138l__unscaffolded, whole genome shotgun sequence contains these coding sequences:
- the LOC134700335 gene encoding uncharacterized protein LOC134700335, producing MAGVHDESTENVKKTRFASINDDKYQQILREKDSINTQKATKRAIKLFINYLEEKDLPSDIENYPVNELDRVLSKFYAEARNKNGELYKTTTLKNTRYGINMYLTEKRDIDIMKDPDFMKSNKMFKAMSVQLKRDGLGGIEHYPPIEEDHIKTIYSSLTQMDPVSLQQKVFIDLMLYFGRRGRENLRDLKVKDFEFSKQGGGDKEHRYIRIQRDELTKNHKEDTNTAFGKMYEVKDDAKCPVKSFIKYATKLNTNCEYFFQRPKTTINDDCLV from the exons ATGGCAGGTGTTCACGACGAATCaactgaaaatgtaaaaaaaacacggTTTGCAAGTATAAATGACgacaaatatcaacaaattttaAGGGAAAAAGATTCAATCAACACCCAAAAAGCCACAAAAAGAGCAATAAAGctattcataaattatttagaGGAAAAAGACCTGCCGAGTGACATCGAAAATTACCCCGTCAATGAACTTGACAGAGTTCTCTCCAAATTTTATGCAGAAGCACGGAATAAAAATGGGGAACTTTACAAAACCACAACATTAAAGAACACCAGATACGggataaacatgtatttaactGAAAAAAGAGATATTGACATTATGAAAGACCCAGactttatgaaatcaaacaaaatgttCAAGGCTATGTCGGTTCAACTGAAACGTGATGGATTAGGAGGGATTGAGCATTATCCACCCATTGAAGAGGACCATATTAAGACAATTTATAGTTCTCTAACACAAATGGATCCAGTGTCTCTTCAACAAAAGGTTTTCATAGATTTAATGCTGTACTTTGGTCGACGAGGACGGGAAAATCTCCGGGATTTAAAAGTAAAGgactttgaattttcaaaacaagGTGGTGGTGACAAAGAACACAGATATATAAGAATACAACGGGATGAACTAACAAAAAATCACAAGGAAGATACAAATACTGCATTTGGAAAAATGTACGAGGTGAAAG atgatgCTAAGTGTCCAGTAAAGAGCTTCATCAAGTACGCAACCAAACTCAACACAAACTGTGAATATTTCTTTCAAAGGCCAAAAACCACCATAAATGATGACTGTTTGGTATGA